DNA sequence from the Acidothermus cellulolyticus 11B genome:
CAGTCCGAGGAGGCCGCTTCCGCGAAAATCGCGCAGAACGCGACCAGGCCGATGAGCAAGACGCCGCGGGAGGGTACGACAAACGGTTTCGGCGGCGGCTCGGCGGCGTCCGGCAGGTTCACCGGCAATTTCGACGTTGCCCCCAGCGCGACGACAAGCAATGCGGCGTCGACGATGGCGAGATGAATCCGGGCGTCGAGCCCGGCGTGAGCGGCGGCGACTCCTACCGCCGAGCCGACGATGCCGCCGACGCTCCACATGCCGTGCAGACCGGACATGATCGATTTGCCAAGGTCCCGCTCGACCGGAATTGCCTGGGCATTCATGGCCACATCGGCCATCCCGGAGGTCATGCCGTATAGCAGGAGCAAGGGGATGAGTGCCGCGAGGTTCGGCGCGAGTACCGGGAGGGCACCGGCTATGCACCAGGCGGCCATGAGCACGCGGGTGGTACGGCGGCCGCCGAAGCGGTGAAGCAGTCGGCTGGCGAACGGCATGCCGAGGAGCCCGCCGATCGCGCCGAAGAGCAGGGCGGCGCCGAGTGAGCCGGCGGAGAGGCCGAGCCGGTCTTGCAGCCACGGAATGCGGGTTGCAAAGGTCGCGAACACCACGCCGTGAACCGCGAAGATGGTCGCGATGACGATCCGGGCGCGCTGAGCCGAGAGGCGAGGTGGGGCTAGGAGTACCGGATCCATAGGGTCACCAGTCTGCCCGGTGCATGCGTCGCTTCCGCGTGGGGTCGGCGAGGCTGCGGCGGGAAGAACATGGCGGCACCCGCCCGGCCGCGGAAGCTAGGCGCCACCGGCGGCGGAGGCTGGCAAGGCAAACTCGGCGGGGCTGCGGCGGGAAGAACATGGCGGCACCCGCCCGGCCGCAGATCGGATTGCGAGCATGGCTGACCGGGCGAAGTCGGTTGTAACGCCACGGGGAGTGCGGACGGTTTCACCGGCGAAGCCTGCCCGACAGCCGCCCCACCGGCGGTGCAGCTCCGAAGGAGGACCAGCGTGTTCAAGCTCTCCATCCTGGCCGGCAATGTGAAAGTTGCGGCGATTGCAGCCGCCGTCGTTGCCGTAGGGGGTGGCGGTACGGCGGTCACGTTGTACACCGCATCATCGAACTCGTCCGGTGTCGTGGCCGCCCAGGCGAGCGACTCAGGGTCGGCATCGGCCTCCGTGTCGCCGTCCGCGACAGCAACGCCGTCGACGTCGGCTTCAGAAACACCGACGTCATCGCCCTCGACCACGCCGAGCGGGTCAGCGAGCCCGACCAGTTCACCGTCGCCGTCCGCGAGTGGGTTTGTGCTGCCAAGTTGTAGTCCCGGTGAGAACCACGGCTCGTACGTCTCCGACGTCGCTCACAGCGCGCCGCGCGGCGAACAGGCGCACGAGAGTGGTGAGCCGAACCATGGTTCGTGGGTGTCGCAAGCCGCTCATTCCGAGTGCGGCTTCGCTGAGGCATCGGAGCATGCGTCGGAGAGCGCCGAACCCAGCGAATCAGAGAGCCCCGAGCCGAGTGAGTCCGCAGAGGAAACCGAATCAGCCGAGCCCGAAGCATCGGCCGGAGCCGAGATTGGCGTCTGTGCATCACTGGGCGTCGGGTCTGATCACGGATCGCACCACGGTCATGGCGACGAGCAAGCCTGTGGCGGAGGCGACTGAGGTCGTCCGGCGCGGGCTGGGTGCGGCGCGTGGCTCGGGCGCCGCGTATCTCGGTTACGCCGTCCGTGACCACGTAGTTCACGCGACGTAGCCGACCGCGTCGCGGGGAGCCGGCGGGGCACGAGGATTCGTGCACGCCGCGGAGTCGTACCAACCGCCCTCCCTTTCCCGAGCCCGCGCCTTCCGAGCTCCCGCTCTTCCCAAGCCCGCTTTCTTCCGAGTCGCCGTTCTTCTCGATCTCCCGTCCGCAAACACCCCTCCGCCTGCGGGGGCCGGTTCACCCGAACCGGCCCCCGCAGGCATGTCAGGAACTCCTATGACAGGCCGGCACGGATGACGTGGGGGAGTCGAGGCACCTTGAGCTGTGAGTGAAAGCTGTGTCCTTGCACCGGCGTCACCGAATGTATGCAATGCGCGCCAATGGACCACCGTTCCGTGAACGGCGAATCGCCTCCACAGATACGACACCGCTTGCCTCGATCGGCTTACAGATTCTTCATAAATCCAGCCCGCCACCGCGCGCCACGCGGTAGGCTGACGCCGGCCTGACCGACCAACGGCGCGAAATGGTGCTTCACAAAGGCGAGGGTAGCGATGACTCCTCGATACTGACCCCGTACGGGCACCGGACGAGGTGGGCGGACGAATGCAAACAAGCCCTGAGCATTCGCTCTTATCGTGAGCAACAAGGCAGAACTGACAACTGGTCACCTGGACGGGACGATGCGAGACGCGCGTCGCGGTACGTCTTCGTGATCGGCACCTTTCGAGCGATTCACGGCAGGTCTGGGAAGTAAGAGAGGAAACTACGGAACGAGGGAACCGTGACTACATCTCCTTCAAATGAGATGTCGACACTTGTCAAGCGCCTCACATTGGGGCGAGTCAGACGGTTCTTCACACCACCAGAAGAACAGGCATTAGTAGACGGCGCACGCGCTTACTTGACCGGCGACGAGGAGCTCGCCCTTGAGCACCTCGGCAAAGCAGTAAAGCTACCCGATGCTGCGTATCTCGCCGGGCTTCTCGCACTCAACAACGCACAATTCGACAATGCCGCCACATGGCTCACCTCAGCCCTCGAACGACACAAGCAACTCGGCCGGTATTTAGCCAAATATCGCGTGAACGTTACTGTTCTAATCCCAATAGGTAAGCTGGTTGCCGTCCCGATCACACCAAATCAGCGCGGCGTCCTCTTGAGCCTGGCGGTCCTGTATCGGCAGCGGGAGCAATGGGACGAGGCTATATCACGCGCCGAGAAGCTCCTCGACCTCGACCCTGCAGATATGAGTGCCAGACTTTGTCTAGCGGATATTTTGTTGGAGGCGCGTCCTTCCACTGAACACAATTTTCGGCGTGTCGTTTCGCTGATCCCTGACCTCGATGAGGTAACTGCGCTACACGGTGCGCTCCTGCTGTGTCGCGCCAGAGCGCTACACAAACTAGGATTACTTGAGGCAGCGCATGACGCGCTAAACGCTATGATTCGACGCAAGGTTAACCGACCAACGGAACTTCAACGTGCTCTTCGCTACGAAAGAGCCTGCCTCTATGACAAAATGGGTCAACATCGACGAGCCCGTGTCGAATGGGAGAAGCTCTATGCGGAGGACCCTGACTACGCTGACGTCGCAGATCGACTGCACGCGACGAATCATCCGGCATCTACGTCTCGCCACGCGAACGGGCGCAAAGCCGAACCTCCACCGACGCCTTCATCCCAGGACTCACCGTCGGACATCAGTAATCTCGACACCAGCGGTCGTCGGCACCGAGACGAGGTAACGCACGGAACTACCATCCGTAACAATGATCAGTCTTTCGACTTGCCCTCCCACGGTGGCCAGGTGGACGGCTCAACCACAGCTTCGAGGGTGCGACGCACCGATGATGACCACGACGGATATCGGATTGAGGTTATGAGTCAAGATGTGACTCCTGACTTTCTCCGTTATATCTATTCTACAGGAAAGGCGGGATGGGATATCGAAACGACCGGTCTCAACTGGTACGCGGATCGCATTTGCACGGTACAACTCGCGTGCGGAAATCGAGTTGCCGTCGTTCAACTACCCGAAGGTCATACTCCGCAACGACTTTCACAAATTCTGGGTGACCAGAACATCCTAAAGATCTTTCACAATGCCCGATTTGACCTACGATTCATGGTATACCACTGGTCAGTAATTCCGCAAAACGTCGCATGCACACTTGAGCTTGTTCGCTTGCTCAATCCGCGAGAACGGGCGGGTCACACCCTGCGTGAAGTTCTCGAGCGCTATCTCGCCGTCCAGATAATCAAAGATCAGACATGCTCCGACTGGACGACTGCACAGCTCACACAAGAGCAAATCCGGTACGCTACAAACGATGTTCGCTATCTACCGGTGCTCTTCGACCTGCTGATGAACATGGCTCGCGAGCGTCGGCTCGAGGAAGCGGCGATGCGCCGATTCCGCCAAATGCTCAAAGACGTCTTCACGTTCAGATATCCCTAACGCCAAACCTTCGTCGTGGTCGGACCGCCAACCGGCTAACGCCAAGGACGAGTGCACTCGCCACCGCGCCACTAGCGGACCCGGCCGACCGCCAACGACGTACGACGCCCCACCACGCGACTGCGCCCCTGTGTCCGAGGGGGGACTTGAACCCCCACGCCCTCAACGGGCACTAGCACCTCAAGCTAGCGCGTCTGCCTATTCCGCCACCCGGACCTCTCCCCGGCCGGACGTCGGCGTCGCGAAGACCGGCCGACGTGCGGGGATCGGCGTACACGATACCGCATAGTCGAGCAACCCTTCGCGCGCATACCCGAGCCGCCAGGCAGGAGAGACCCAACGGTACGCCGACTGGAATCGCCGGGTCGCACGAACGGATCATCAGCCGGGCCGGAGCTGGCAGGAAGGTGGGCATGAATCACGCGGCGCGGACGACCCGGCGCAGCAACCACCCGCCACACCCGTGGCCTCACCAAACGCTCCCGCATGATCGGCTAGGGTAGGTGAGGCCAGCATAAGCGCGAGAAGACTCTCCGGCGTGGCAGCCGGACGGCGGGGGAGACCGGAACACCAGACGAGGCCCGCCGCAGCGCCGGGGAGGCCGGAACATGGCCGCGCCGGGGGAGCCCGGAGTAGGCGGGTCGGGACAGGACCAGCACAGTCCCGCCAGAGACGCCATGACGCCGGCCCGCCGGAGGACGCCGTGACGCCGCGGCGCCGCGGAAGCCAAAGCCGCGCCGCCGGCCCGCCGGGGAAGCCGGAGGTCGCCAGCGCAGTCCCGCCGGGGACGCCGCGGCGCCGCGGAAGCCAAAGCCGGCAAGCCGGCGCCGGTATACCAGAGTGACCGGAACAGGCCCGCCAGAAACCGGGTCAGACCACCAGGGGAGCCGCCGATGACCACCACCGCCGAAGCTGAAGTCGTCGACCTCTGCGCCGAGCTCATCCGCATCGACACCTCCAACCCCATCAAGCCGGAGCGGCCGGCAGCCGAGTACGTCGCCGCCAAACTTGCCGAGGTCGGCCTGACCCCGACGATCCTCGAATCCGAGCCCGGACGGGCCAGTGTCGTCGCGCGCATGCCCGGCGCCGACCCCGGCCGGCCGGCGCTCCTCATCCACGGACACCTCGACGTCGTCCCCGCCGACCCGGCCGATTGGCAGGTGCACCCGTTCTCCGGGGAAATCAAGGACGGTTACCTGTGGGGTCGCGGCGCCATCGACATGAAGGACATGGACGCCATGGTCCTGGCCGTCGTCAGGGACCGCATGCGCACACGACGCCCGCCGGCACGGGACGTCGTCCTGGCCTTCGTCGCCGACGAAGAGGCCGGCGGCGGCAAGGGCGCCCGGTTTCTCGTGGACAATCACCGCGACCTCTTCGACGGGTGCACCGAATCCATCAGCGAAGTCGGCGGATTCTCCATTGACCTCAATGGAACCCGGCTCTACCCCGTCCAGACCGCCCAGCGCGGCATGACGTGGCTCAAATTGACAGCGACGGGCCGGGCAGGACACGGAAGTCTGGTCAACGACGCGAATCCGGTCACTGCCCTCGCCGAAACCGTCGCCAGAATCGGCACTTACGACTGGCCGGTCCGCGTCACCCCCTGCACCCGCGAATTCCTCACCGCACTCGGCGCCGCACTCGGCGAACCGATAGACCCCGACAATCTCTCTGCCCTCGCCCCCCGTCTCGGTTCGGTCACCGCCCTCGTCGCATCGACCCTCCGGAACACCGCCAACCCCACCATGCTCGAAGCCGGTTACAAGGTGAACGTCGTACCGCAAACGGCCAACGCCTACATCGACGGCCGCTACCTTCCCGGATATCGCGAGGAATTCCTCACCACCATTGAGAAACTGCTCCATCCGCGGGTCCGATACGAAATCGTCCACGACGACGTTGCGCTGGAAAATCCCTGGTCCGGTCCGCTCGTCGACGCCATGGTCACCGCACTCACCGCCGAAGACCCGGACGGAAAACCGATTCCGTACTGCCTATTCGGCGGCACCGACGACAAGTCCTTCTCCCGGCTTGGCATTACCGGATACGGGTTCTCGCCACTTCGGCTTGCACCCGACCTCGATTTCGCCGGCATGTTCCACGCCGTTGACGAACGGGTCAACATTGCGGCGCTGCAATTCGGCGTCCGCGTCCTCGACCGGTTCCTCGACCTGTGCTGACCGCGTGGCGCCGAGCCAGTCCGCCGCCGGATCTCACGGGTCCGACAGCGGACGTTGCGGATGCGGCGTTATGCCGCTGAACGAGACCCAAGCCTCCACCGGATCCCACGGCTGTGACAGGCCGCGCGCGAGCGCAAGGCGCCGCAGCCTCCCATGCCGGCAAACGCACGCTGCCGACCGTCCCCAAGCGGCAAACGACTCGCGCCGGACGCCGCCGGCCGATACCGTGTACTCCGTGACCGACGACATGCCGGTGAGCCCTGCGGACGTCCGGTCCGCCGCGGAAGCGCTGAAAGCCGCCATCGACACCCACCTCGCCGCCGTCGAGAACCGGTCCGGCGAGAACGACCCACGGGTCCAGCAGGCGTACGACGCATTAGCCGCGGCAGCCGAAACGTACGACGACCTGCTCTTCTCGGCGTACGAGGAAGTCACCCCGTTCGGGCCGTCCGACGTCGACGAGGACGATGACGAAGACGACGTTGACGAGGACGACGACGCCGGGTTCGGCGACGACCTCGAATGGGAACCGGACAGCCGCTGAGCGACGCACCCATCCGCCTGGCAGAGCTTGTCGACGCAGCGGCCGACAGTTAATCCGGCCGGCAGGTCGCAGAAGCCAGCGCGGCTCGCCGATCACCCCTATCCGTCGGCTGTCAGCTGCGTCAACCGTTGGTCGGCTGTCAGCTGCGTCAACCGCTCCCGAAGCGTCGTCCGGCGCGGCCGGGTCGCAATACTGCGAACGGCCCCGGCAAGAGCCGTTCCGACTCCGTGCACGATCGACACGTGCCGCTCGGCGCGGCTGAGCGCCGTGTACACCAGTTGCCGGGTCAACACCCCTGCACACTCCGGCGAGAACACCACGACCACCGCCGGCCAGCGATAACCCACGGCCTCGTGGATGGTCCGTGGCGCCGGCGCGCCGACGGTGGCGACGGCATCCCGCAACGCGAGCACCCCGCCCGGCCCTCGGCGCAACGGGCAGAGCACCTGAATCTCCGCGGGTGGAATGCCGAACGCCCGGGGAATCGACGTCGCCAACAGCTGCGAGACCCGATGTACCGCCTCGGCGGCATTCGCCACCGGGACCACGACAACCTGACGGTCCGGATCCTCGATCCGCGGCAGCTCGCCGCGGCGAATTCCGGCCAGCAACTGCGCCAGTGCTCCGGCACCGTCGTCCGGCACGTCATATCGCGGAATCCCGTCAACAGCAAGCAAACTCGCGAACACGTCGCCAGGCCCGGGGGAGCCCAACTCGTCCGGATCACCGGCGAGGACGACCATCTCGTCCGTCCCGCAGCTCTCGAAGAATGCGGCAAAGGCTTCAACATCCAGGGACTGCGCGTCGTCCGCCACCGCGGCGCCATCCCCGCCGACCTGCGTCACCAGATCGTCACGCCGCTCACCGGCAGGTCCGGCGACGAGAGCGATCCGGCCGCCCGCCATCCGGGTAGCCACCGCCCGAGCAATGCGATCCTCGGCGTCCAGCAAGCGACGCAACCCAAGCCGCGTCCCGGCGAAAACCGCGACATCCGCCCTGGCACCCTCAAGCGCGTCGTCACACTCGACGCCCCGGCCGGCGAGGGCAGCCCGAACCACAGTGAGCGGAACGACCGTGTGACCGTCCCGGGCGGCGGTTTCGAGCAAACCCAGCAGGACGGCCGCTGCCGCATTCTCCTCGTCGCGGCTCACTCCACCGACCCGAGGAGAGCCCGGCCCCGGCAAC
Encoded proteins:
- a CDS encoding M20/M25/M40 family metallo-hydrolase — translated: MTTTAEAEVVDLCAELIRIDTSNPIKPERPAAEYVAAKLAEVGLTPTILESEPGRASVVARMPGADPGRPALLIHGHLDVVPADPADWQVHPFSGEIKDGYLWGRGAIDMKDMDAMVLAVVRDRMRTRRPPARDVVLAFVADEEAGGGKGARFLVDNHRDLFDGCTESISEVGGFSIDLNGTRLYPVQTAQRGMTWLKLTATGRAGHGSLVNDANPVTALAETVARIGTYDWPVRVTPCTREFLTALGAALGEPIDPDNLSALAPRLGSVTALVASTLRNTANPTMLEAGYKVNVVPQTANAYIDGRYLPGYREEFLTTIEKLLHPRVRYEIVHDDVALENPWSGPLVDAMVTALTAEDPDGKPIPYCLFGGTDDKSFSRLGITGYGFSPLRLAPDLDFAGMFHAVDERVNIAALQFGVRVLDRFLDLC
- a CDS encoding MFS transporter, which translates into the protein MDPVLLAPPRLSAQRARIVIATIFAVHGVVFATFATRIPWLQDRLGLSAGSLGAALLFGAIGGLLGMPFASRLLHRFGGRRTTRVLMAAWCIAGALPVLAPNLAALIPLLLLYGMTSGMADVAMNAQAIPVERDLGKSIMSGLHGMWSVGGIVGSAVGVAAAHAGLDARIHLAIVDAALLVVALGATSKLPVNLPDAAEPPPKPFVVPSRGVLLIGLVAFCAIFAEAASSDWCAVYLTRITGADPGIAAASYTAFACTMAAARFGGDFAVRRLGLRSTVRIGGVVGTLGALLVVAAFAIAPTIVGFALIGLGIAVTFPLAVAAAGHADPIPARGISGVATISYGAGIAAPGIIGGIADATSLQVSFGVVAAVIAFIAVGARYLR
- a CDS encoding ATP-binding domain-containing protein, whose product is MPAGGPAMDAVGGGGLPGPGSPRVGGVSRDEENAAAAVLLGLLETAARDGHTVVPLTVVRAALAGRGVECDDALEGARADVAVFAGTRLGLRRLLDAEDRIARAVATRMAGGRIALVAGPAGERRDDLVTQVGGDGAAVADDAQSLDVEAFAAFFESCGTDEMVVLAGDPDELGSPGPGDVFASLLAVDGIPRYDVPDDGAGALAQLLAGIRRGELPRIEDPDRQVVVVPVANAAEAVHRVSQLLATSIPRAFGIPPAEIQVLCPLRRGPGGVLALRDAVATVGAPAPRTIHEAVGYRWPAVVVVFSPECAGVLTRQLVYTALSRAERHVSIVHGVGTALAGAVRSIATRPRRTTLRERLTQLTADQRLTQLTADG